Proteins found in one Aethina tumida isolate Nest 87 chromosome 1, icAetTumi1.1, whole genome shotgun sequence genomic segment:
- the LOC109601855 gene encoding titin isoform X2 — translation MDSETQASALQPHVDAVNSISVNNPVPLPPEEEPQGKNGLVQKPTFKSIWQAKKRLLAFSSQKVLLNSPKKPQEESEKSEKVTKKNKKEPYPDEKLKCTIKEIEEIKLATNPALKQELLDQINLINLDSVPQNVFVMPKLTSTDGDNQFRKIELKSRNYRRTDDRESPSVDRKSRSHKKDTYPQNWTEFKEKDLSDKMLAQLKPKPSSDFSKFFTLETPPPLIDTWRSRSEKGTTNIPFKYIRRTKAKPHVYYSVNFDTVKESCMSRKQLYNIVSSSRRQLIEKLFSEKSKIQPSASKVEARKWYPKSWRKADNVEGKLLENSVGLSFLQSYSDEEEIIETATDELLKEAANHQENLIPTEDIPLPGDPIISSERSKVPVEEPESIVGIELITSVQEPKVSEEKTEIYEEPKPFVEESKVVNDPEDPVGESATKTPTIKHLNSIKLPPEKFANLRDDWEVVTPPKSEMKPLSDDELDRSQTPDVRKTKESPSREEKTDNGKQAVKKKKKQDKSEEVEKREKKKDKIKVKRKHGEDKKKKRKHRIKDKFKKDKKKKKTEKKKKGVKGDDFEDANIDRQKIIEDLMEKIDHVEKIKSKKEKQKEHELKDDKDKKKEVENNKPKSDDDLSEMIDKNCTEQQNKNPTPEPVEESRTPERKIIVRKTGTPDTDGYNSHWESDEGATSVAPPVKEASRSWESDEEVFERYYPSEDRPTVPPAPLPYVQSLEIPLNIKPFSRRRTGQKLDQTPPQPVPITLDDELKILEQQNRDLSEERKKLELEKMKVQQLELQYKCLEQQSESDKRKYEEIYRHYKQSRQLKKNNYEVLDVDLSKVKKEKDEDGFDISSSTDFDIETGMADSLENAYEEFMKAVTPADKKSTRKKSSDSDITPSHIPNLMKGEQTTPAQPKIVPNIRIDDLLPKELPSVFDHLDIPLPQPVPVPSPKLDQLPKPLLNIPLPLIVSPRLETINNVIKGVELVKTVPTTIQRPESPEDVEMADAVKKPFNFTIQGKKLLATSGLGLDEDSDEGRRLTPPTVPRRAESPQKEEPDRMEVEEKSENKKKIEKDSHDVKNQEKIEHIKDKPEKPDKHSYDKKIDNKMEKGSLKKKEERIRSRSPRRRDDRRYSRSPAPSRRGRESPRRIALRRSRSPYGRRVSPARRRWTPSPRRRRRTPTPPRRKSSPRRRTPSPRNRPSSPKRRRSSPKPPPKDKHDHVRHKSPIVQSSPMGGLKKSVADSTISDDLLPQPAINHDNDYTESPVSMFFDRNNISRNVDSPQRPPLDIRIHQMVGLSPQKTQPQPQPQSQPPPPPINYHPYNQHPYQQFDYSLPPPVRVAPPVKPRPANKVVQVGNMIQIVPTEDIPMSSVQPSVSNQQILQVGNMLQIVPQTVVPPNAVPPTMDVPVVTEVGADKSSVDEVMKQRRAEREMRRAERDRRRKEKEKRRKEKEKKKQLKLKLRTENLIKKALQQEQEELEEEELVEEPQQWPPPTMVFPQKITTPGKSILLQEGEAGRRTTPRKSVHFADGVRPGEGTSPSAGEELSSPPLAATKLPKEKRFKKVKQTKKSKKKTKIKVKVTKRHDQVDEDLPPPPPPPGSPPPHIFPPRVKTHSINNIHPQYMPKIMPLPQSVYLSYMHASFWATQSPANFLQQGLPIPVQGTPPPPNQFHHHHPLQIPPGMYHRPPAHQQVMALRPMGARSAMHAGSSYQHPAQLPPMYGAATRPPPGGIPWT, via the exons ATGGATAGCGAAACACAAGCTTCTGCATTACAACCTCATGTAGATGCCGTAAATTCCATCTCTGTAAATAACCCAGTACCCCTACCCCCAGAAGAAGAACCTCAGGGAAAAAATGGTTTGGTCCAAAAACCcacatttaaaagtatatgGCAAGCTAAGAAGCGCCTGCTGGCTTTTTCCTCCCAGAAGGTTTTACTTAACTCACCTAAGAAACCGCAAGAAGAAAgtgaaaaatctgaaaaagtAACAAAGAAGAATAAGAAAG aaccgTATCCTGATGAAAAGTTAAAGTGTACAATCAAAGAAATTGAAGAGATCAAATTAGCAACAAATCCAGCCTTAAAGCAAGAACTTTTAGACCAAATCAACTTAATCAACCTGGATTCTGTCCctcaaaatgtttttgtgaTGCCTAAACTAACATCAACAG atggGGACAACCAATTCAGGAAGATTGAACTCAAAAGTAGAAACTATAGGAGAACGGACGACAGAGAATCGCCGTCCGTTGACCGAAAGTCGCGGAGCCATAAGAAAGATACTTATCCACAAAACTGGACAGAATTCAAGGAAAAAGACTTATCAGACAAAATGCTTGCACAATTAAAACCTAAACCGAGTAGTGATTTCTCAAAATTCTTCACGTTAGAAACACCGCCGCCACTGATAGATACTTGGAGAAGTAGGTCGGAAAAGGGTACCACCAACATACCCTTCAAATATATAag GCGAACTAAGGCTAAACCTCATGTGTACTACAGTGTTAATTTTGACACAGTTAAGGAGAGTTGCATGAGTAGAAAACAACTTTACAACATAGTTTCCAGTTCCAGGAGGCAGTTGATTGAGAAGTTGTTCAGTGAAAAGTCCAA AATTCAACCGTCAGCATCGAAGGTCGAGGCCAGAAAATGGTATCCGAAGTCGTGGAGAAAAGCTGACAACGTGGAGGGAAAACTGTTGGAAAACTCGGTTGGTCTATCTTTTCTTCAGAGTTATTCTGATGAGGAAGAAATCATCGAGACGGCTACCGACGAATTACTCAAAGAAGCGGCAAACCATCAAGAAAATCTAATTCCGACAGAAGATATTCCGCTTCCTGGCGATCCAATTATTTCTTCAGAACGATCCAAAGTTCCCGTCGAAGAACCTGAGTCAATTGTTGGTATTGAACTGATTACATCTGTACAAGAGCCGAAGGTTTCCGAGgagaaaactgaaatttatgaagAACCAAAACCTTTTGTGGAGGAATCAAAAGTTGTAAATGATCCAGAAGATCCCGTAGGAGAGTCCGCGACGAAAACACCAACCATAAAACATTTGAATTCGATAAAACTGCCACCAGAAAAATTCGCAAATCTGAGAGATGATTGGGAAGTTGTGACACCACCGAAGTCCGAGATGAAACCATTGTCGGATGACGAGTTGGACAGATCCCAAACTCCGGACGTCCGGAAAACCAAAGAATCACCCAGCCGAGAGGAAAAGACTGACAATGGGAAACAGGCTGttaagaaaaagaagaaacaggACAAATCTGAGGAGGTAGAAAAGCGAGAGAAAAAGAAGGATAAAATAAAGGTCAAACGCAAACACGGTGAGGACAAGAAAAAGAAGAGAAAACACAGAATAAAAGACAAGTTCAAGAAGgataagaaaaagaaaaagacgGAGAAGAAAAAGAAAGGTGTGAAAGGTGATGATTTCGAGGACGCAAACATTGACAGACAAAAGATAATTGAGGATCTGATGGAAAAGATCGACCAcgtggaaaaaattaaatcaaaaaaagagAAACAAAAGGAGCACGAGCTCAAAGACGACAAGGATAAGAAAAAAGAAgttgaaaacaataaaccCAAGTCAGACGACGATTTGAGCGAGATGATCGATAAAAACTGCACTGAACAGCAAAACAAAAATCCCACCCCCGAGCCTGTAGAAGAAAGCCGTACGCCGGAAAGGAAAATTATAGTGAGAAAAACCGGTACGCCGGACACAGACGGCTACAACTCGCACTGGGAGAGCGACGAGGGCGCCACATCCGTCGCTCCGCCAGTAAAGGAAGCGAGCCGGTCGTGGGAGAGCGACGAGGAGGTTTTCGAACGTTATTACCCTTCAGAAGACAGACCAACCGTTCCTCCTGCCCCATTACCTTATGTGCAGAGTCTTGAGATACCACTCAACATCAAACCATTCTCCCGTCGCAGGACGGGACAGAAATTGGATCAAACGCCGCCGCAGCCTGTTCCCATTACGCTGGACGATGAGCTCAAGATTTTGGAACAACAGAATCGCGATCTAAGCGaagagagaaagaaattggAACTGGAGAAGATGAAGGTACAGCAACTCGAATTACAGTACAAGTGTTTGGAACAGCAGTCGGAGAGCGACAAGCGGAAGTACGAGGAGATCTACAGGCATTATAAGCAGAGTCGCCAGTTAAAGAAGAACAATTATGAGGTGCTCGATGTGGACTTAAGCAAAGTGAAAAAGGAGAAAGACGAAGACGGTTTCGATATAAGCAGTTCGACAGATTTCGATATCGAGACGGGAATGGCCGACTCCTTAGAGAACGCATACGAGGAGTTCATGAAGGCGGTTACGCCCGCTGACAAGAAATCAACGCGTAAAAAGTCCAGCGATTCGGACATAACTCCATCACACATACCGAATTTAATGAAAGGTGAACAGACGACTCCAGCACAGCCAAAGATTGTGCCAAACATACGTATCGACGACTTGCTGCCTAAAGAACTGCCATCGGTTTTCGACCATCTCGACATTCCCCTGCCTCAACCCGTTCCAGTGCCCAGCCCCAAATTAGATCAACTGCCTAAGCCACTTCTCAATATACCTTTACCTCTGATCGTTTCACCACGATTAGAAACGAtcaataatgttataaaaggTGTTGAACTCGTTAAGACTGTTCCGACGACGATCCAACGTCCCGAATCGCCCGAAGATGTAGAAATGGCAGATGCAGTGAAAAAGCCATTTAATTTCACGATTCAGGGCAAGAAGCTATTGGCTACATCCGGATTAGGTTTGGACGAGGATTCCGATGAGGGGAGACGCCTTACGCCACCCACGGTGCCCCGCAGAGCAGAAAGCCCGCAGAAAGAGGAACCGGACAGGATGGAGGTGGAAGAAAAATCAgagaataagaaaaaaattgaaaaagattCTCATGATGTTAAAAATCAGGAAAAGATAGAGCACATCAAAGATAAACCGGAAAAGCCGGACAAACACTCGTATGACAAAAAGATCGATAATAAGATGGAAAAAGGCAGTTTGAAAAAGAAAGAGGAGCGTATAAGGAGCAGATCACCGCGCAGAAGAGACGATCGCCGTTACAGTCGTTCACCGGCTCCTTCACGCAGAGGAAGAGAATCTCCCAGGCGCATTGCATTAAGAAGGTCGAGATCCCCATACGGAAGGAGGGTATCTCCGGCGAGAAGACGATGGACTCCGTCACCCAGAAGAAGGCGCCGTACGCCGACGCCACCCAGACGAAAATCGTCTCCACGACGTAGGACTCCCAGCCCTAGGAATCG ACCCAGTTCGCCAAAAAGGCGTAGAAGTTCCCCAAAACCGCCGCCGAAAGATAAACACGATCACGTACGGCACAAAAGTCCGATCGTGCAGAGCTCGCCGATGGGCGGCCTGAAGAAGAGCGTCGCCGACTCGACAATCAGCGACGATCTTCTGCCGCAACCGGCAATCAACCATGACAACGATTATACCGAATCACCTGTTTCGATGTTCTTTGATCGCAACAACATATCGCGTAACGTTGATTCACCGCAACGGCCGCCACTCGACATTCGAATCCATCAAATGGTCGGACTGTCACCCCAAAAAACACAGCCACAGCCACAGCCTCAGTCCCAACCACCACCACCTCCAATAAACTATCATCCTTACAATCAACATCCTTATCAACAGTTTGATTACAGTCTCCCTCCTCCGGTTAGGGTCGCACCTCCTGTTAAACCGAGACCTGCTAACAAAGTGGTCCAAGTAGGCAATATGATCCAAATTGTGCCTACCGAAGACATACCAATGTCATCTGTCCAACCTTCCGTCTCCAACCAGCAAATTCTGCAGGTGGGCAACATGTTGCAGATTGTACCACAGACAGTGGTACCTCCAAACGCTGTGCCACCTACCATGGATGTGCCGGTTGTCACGGAAGTGGGGGCGGACAAATCTTCCGTTGATGAAGTAATGAAGCAAAGGCGAGCTGAAAGGGAGATGCGACGGGCAGAGCGGGATAGAAGGCGTAAAGAAAAAGAGAAACGAAGGAAggagaaagaaaaaaagaagCAACTCAAGCTCAAGTTGAGGACTGAGAATCTTATTAAg AAAGCTTTACAGCAAGAACAAGAGGAACTGGAGGAAGAAGAGTTGGTGGAAGAACCGCAGCAATGGCCGCCGCCGACTATGGTTTTCCCTCAAAAAATCACCACGCCTGGTAAGAGCATACTGTTACAAGAAGGTGAAGCCGGCCGTCGCACGACACCACGCAAGAGCGTCCACTTCGCGGATGGCGTGCGACCTGGTGAAGGCACATCCCCGTCCGCCGGCGAGGAACTGTCCTCGCCGCCACTCGCCGCAACGAAACTTCCCAAGGAAAAGCGCTTTAAGAAGGTGAAGCAgaccaaaaaatctaaaaagaaGACGAAAATAAAG gttaAAGTTACGAAACGTCACGATCAAGTGGATGAGGATCTGCCACCGCCTCCGCCACCACCGGGTTCACCTCCGCCACATATTTTTCCACCAAGGGTGAAAACTCACTCCATAAACAACATTCATCCTCAGTATATGCCTAAAATTATGCCCCTGCCTCAG AGTGTTTATTTAAGTTACATGCATGCAAGCTTTTGGGCT ACTCAGTCGCCAGCGAATTTCCTTCAACAAGGACTGCCAATACCAGTGCAGGGAACTCCACCACCGCCCAACCAGTTTCATCATCACCACCCGTTGCAGATACCGCCGGGAATGTATCACAGACCACCGGCACATCAACAGGTGATGGCGTTGAGACCGATGGGCGCGAGGTCCGCGATGCACGCCGGCTCATCGTACCAGCATCCGGCTCAGCTGCCACCGATGTACGGCGCTGCAACGCGGCCCCCACCAG GTGGGATCCCCTGGACgtag
- the LOC109601855 gene encoding titin isoform X1 — MDSETQASALQPHVDAVNSISVNNPVPLPPEEEPQGKNGLVQKPTFKSIWQAKKRLLAFSSQKVLLNSPKKPQEESEKSEKVTKKNKKEPYPDEKLKCTIKEIEEIKLATNPALKQELLDQINLINLDSVPQNVFVMPKLTSTDGDNQFRKIELKSRNYRRTDDRESPSVDRKSRSHKKDTYPQNWTEFKEKDLSDKMLAQLKPKPSSDFSKFFTLETPPPLIDTWRSRSEKGTTNIPFKYIRRTKAKPHVYYSVNFDTVKESCMSRKQLYNIVSSSRRQLIEKLFSEKSKIQPSASKVEARKWYPKSWRKADNVEGKLLENSVGLSFLQSYSDEEEIIETATDELLKEAANHQENLIPTEDIPLPGDPIISSERSKVPVEEPESIVGIELITSVQEPKVSEEKTEIYEEPKPFVEESKVVNDPEDPVGESATKTPTIKHLNSIKLPPEKFANLRDDWEVVTPPKSEMKPLSDDELDRSQTPDVRKTKESPSREEKTDNGKQAVKKKKKQDKSEEVEKREKKKDKIKVKRKHGEDKKKKRKHRIKDKFKKDKKKKKTEKKKKGVKGDDFEDANIDRQKIIEDLMEKIDHVEKIKSKKEKQKEHELKDDKDKKKEVENNKPKSDDDLSEMIDKNCTEQQNKNPTPEPVEESRTPERKIIVRKTGTPDTDGYNSHWESDEGATSVAPPVKEASRSWESDEEVFERYYPSEDRPTVPPAPLPYVQSLEIPLNIKPFSRRRTGQKLDQTPPQPVPITLDDELKILEQQNRDLSEERKKLELEKMKVQQLELQYKCLEQQSESDKRKYEEIYRHYKQSRQLKKNNYEVLDVDLSKVKKEKDEDGFDISSSTDFDIETGMADSLENAYEEFMKAVTPADKKSTRKKSSDSDITPSHIPNLMKGEQTTPAQPKIVPNIRIDDLLPKELPSVFDHLDIPLPQPVPVPSPKLDQLPKPLLNIPLPLIVSPRLETINNVIKGVELVKTVPTTIQRPESPEDVEMADAVKKPFNFTIQGKKLLATSGLGLDEDSDEGRRLTPPTVPRRAESPQKEEPDRMEVEEKSENKKKIEKDSHDVKNQEKIEHIKDKPEKPDKHSYDKKIDNKMEKGSLKKKEERIRSRSPRRRDDRRYSRSPAPSRRGRESPRRIALRRSRSPYGRRVSPARRRWTPSPRRRRRTPTPPRRKSSPRRRTPSPRNRDYRPSSPKRRRSSPKPPPKDKHDHVRHKSPIVQSSPMGGLKKSVADSTISDDLLPQPAINHDNDYTESPVSMFFDRNNISRNVDSPQRPPLDIRIHQMVGLSPQKTQPQPQPQSQPPPPPINYHPYNQHPYQQFDYSLPPPVRVAPPVKPRPANKVVQVGNMIQIVPTEDIPMSSVQPSVSNQQILQVGNMLQIVPQTVVPPNAVPPTMDVPVVTEVGADKSSVDEVMKQRRAEREMRRAERDRRRKEKEKRRKEKEKKKQLKLKLRTENLIKKALQQEQEELEEEELVEEPQQWPPPTMVFPQKITTPGKSILLQEGEAGRRTTPRKSVHFADGVRPGEGTSPSAGEELSSPPLAATKLPKEKRFKKVKQTKKSKKKTKIKVKVTKRHDQVDEDLPPPPPPPGSPPPHIFPPRVKTHSINNIHPQYMPKIMPLPQSVYLSYMHASFWATQSPANFLQQGLPIPVQGTPPPPNQFHHHHPLQIPPGMYHRPPAHQQVMALRPMGARSAMHAGSSYQHPAQLPPMYGAATRPPPGGIPWT, encoded by the exons ATGGATAGCGAAACACAAGCTTCTGCATTACAACCTCATGTAGATGCCGTAAATTCCATCTCTGTAAATAACCCAGTACCCCTACCCCCAGAAGAAGAACCTCAGGGAAAAAATGGTTTGGTCCAAAAACCcacatttaaaagtatatgGCAAGCTAAGAAGCGCCTGCTGGCTTTTTCCTCCCAGAAGGTTTTACTTAACTCACCTAAGAAACCGCAAGAAGAAAgtgaaaaatctgaaaaagtAACAAAGAAGAATAAGAAAG aaccgTATCCTGATGAAAAGTTAAAGTGTACAATCAAAGAAATTGAAGAGATCAAATTAGCAACAAATCCAGCCTTAAAGCAAGAACTTTTAGACCAAATCAACTTAATCAACCTGGATTCTGTCCctcaaaatgtttttgtgaTGCCTAAACTAACATCAACAG atggGGACAACCAATTCAGGAAGATTGAACTCAAAAGTAGAAACTATAGGAGAACGGACGACAGAGAATCGCCGTCCGTTGACCGAAAGTCGCGGAGCCATAAGAAAGATACTTATCCACAAAACTGGACAGAATTCAAGGAAAAAGACTTATCAGACAAAATGCTTGCACAATTAAAACCTAAACCGAGTAGTGATTTCTCAAAATTCTTCACGTTAGAAACACCGCCGCCACTGATAGATACTTGGAGAAGTAGGTCGGAAAAGGGTACCACCAACATACCCTTCAAATATATAag GCGAACTAAGGCTAAACCTCATGTGTACTACAGTGTTAATTTTGACACAGTTAAGGAGAGTTGCATGAGTAGAAAACAACTTTACAACATAGTTTCCAGTTCCAGGAGGCAGTTGATTGAGAAGTTGTTCAGTGAAAAGTCCAA AATTCAACCGTCAGCATCGAAGGTCGAGGCCAGAAAATGGTATCCGAAGTCGTGGAGAAAAGCTGACAACGTGGAGGGAAAACTGTTGGAAAACTCGGTTGGTCTATCTTTTCTTCAGAGTTATTCTGATGAGGAAGAAATCATCGAGACGGCTACCGACGAATTACTCAAAGAAGCGGCAAACCATCAAGAAAATCTAATTCCGACAGAAGATATTCCGCTTCCTGGCGATCCAATTATTTCTTCAGAACGATCCAAAGTTCCCGTCGAAGAACCTGAGTCAATTGTTGGTATTGAACTGATTACATCTGTACAAGAGCCGAAGGTTTCCGAGgagaaaactgaaatttatgaagAACCAAAACCTTTTGTGGAGGAATCAAAAGTTGTAAATGATCCAGAAGATCCCGTAGGAGAGTCCGCGACGAAAACACCAACCATAAAACATTTGAATTCGATAAAACTGCCACCAGAAAAATTCGCAAATCTGAGAGATGATTGGGAAGTTGTGACACCACCGAAGTCCGAGATGAAACCATTGTCGGATGACGAGTTGGACAGATCCCAAACTCCGGACGTCCGGAAAACCAAAGAATCACCCAGCCGAGAGGAAAAGACTGACAATGGGAAACAGGCTGttaagaaaaagaagaaacaggACAAATCTGAGGAGGTAGAAAAGCGAGAGAAAAAGAAGGATAAAATAAAGGTCAAACGCAAACACGGTGAGGACAAGAAAAAGAAGAGAAAACACAGAATAAAAGACAAGTTCAAGAAGgataagaaaaagaaaaagacgGAGAAGAAAAAGAAAGGTGTGAAAGGTGATGATTTCGAGGACGCAAACATTGACAGACAAAAGATAATTGAGGATCTGATGGAAAAGATCGACCAcgtggaaaaaattaaatcaaaaaaagagAAACAAAAGGAGCACGAGCTCAAAGACGACAAGGATAAGAAAAAAGAAgttgaaaacaataaaccCAAGTCAGACGACGATTTGAGCGAGATGATCGATAAAAACTGCACTGAACAGCAAAACAAAAATCCCACCCCCGAGCCTGTAGAAGAAAGCCGTACGCCGGAAAGGAAAATTATAGTGAGAAAAACCGGTACGCCGGACACAGACGGCTACAACTCGCACTGGGAGAGCGACGAGGGCGCCACATCCGTCGCTCCGCCAGTAAAGGAAGCGAGCCGGTCGTGGGAGAGCGACGAGGAGGTTTTCGAACGTTATTACCCTTCAGAAGACAGACCAACCGTTCCTCCTGCCCCATTACCTTATGTGCAGAGTCTTGAGATACCACTCAACATCAAACCATTCTCCCGTCGCAGGACGGGACAGAAATTGGATCAAACGCCGCCGCAGCCTGTTCCCATTACGCTGGACGATGAGCTCAAGATTTTGGAACAACAGAATCGCGATCTAAGCGaagagagaaagaaattggAACTGGAGAAGATGAAGGTACAGCAACTCGAATTACAGTACAAGTGTTTGGAACAGCAGTCGGAGAGCGACAAGCGGAAGTACGAGGAGATCTACAGGCATTATAAGCAGAGTCGCCAGTTAAAGAAGAACAATTATGAGGTGCTCGATGTGGACTTAAGCAAAGTGAAAAAGGAGAAAGACGAAGACGGTTTCGATATAAGCAGTTCGACAGATTTCGATATCGAGACGGGAATGGCCGACTCCTTAGAGAACGCATACGAGGAGTTCATGAAGGCGGTTACGCCCGCTGACAAGAAATCAACGCGTAAAAAGTCCAGCGATTCGGACATAACTCCATCACACATACCGAATTTAATGAAAGGTGAACAGACGACTCCAGCACAGCCAAAGATTGTGCCAAACATACGTATCGACGACTTGCTGCCTAAAGAACTGCCATCGGTTTTCGACCATCTCGACATTCCCCTGCCTCAACCCGTTCCAGTGCCCAGCCCCAAATTAGATCAACTGCCTAAGCCACTTCTCAATATACCTTTACCTCTGATCGTTTCACCACGATTAGAAACGAtcaataatgttataaaaggTGTTGAACTCGTTAAGACTGTTCCGACGACGATCCAACGTCCCGAATCGCCCGAAGATGTAGAAATGGCAGATGCAGTGAAAAAGCCATTTAATTTCACGATTCAGGGCAAGAAGCTATTGGCTACATCCGGATTAGGTTTGGACGAGGATTCCGATGAGGGGAGACGCCTTACGCCACCCACGGTGCCCCGCAGAGCAGAAAGCCCGCAGAAAGAGGAACCGGACAGGATGGAGGTGGAAGAAAAATCAgagaataagaaaaaaattgaaaaagattCTCATGATGTTAAAAATCAGGAAAAGATAGAGCACATCAAAGATAAACCGGAAAAGCCGGACAAACACTCGTATGACAAAAAGATCGATAATAAGATGGAAAAAGGCAGTTTGAAAAAGAAAGAGGAGCGTATAAGGAGCAGATCACCGCGCAGAAGAGACGATCGCCGTTACAGTCGTTCACCGGCTCCTTCACGCAGAGGAAGAGAATCTCCCAGGCGCATTGCATTAAGAAGGTCGAGATCCCCATACGGAAGGAGGGTATCTCCGGCGAGAAGACGATGGACTCCGTCACCCAGAAGAAGGCGCCGTACGCCGACGCCACCCAGACGAAAATCGTCTCCACGACGTAGGACTCCCAGCCCTAGGAATCG TGATTACAGACCCAGTTCGCCAAAAAGGCGTAGAAGTTCCCCAAAACCGCCGCCGAAAGATAAACACGATCACGTACGGCACAAAAGTCCGATCGTGCAGAGCTCGCCGATGGGCGGCCTGAAGAAGAGCGTCGCCGACTCGACAATCAGCGACGATCTTCTGCCGCAACCGGCAATCAACCATGACAACGATTATACCGAATCACCTGTTTCGATGTTCTTTGATCGCAACAACATATCGCGTAACGTTGATTCACCGCAACGGCCGCCACTCGACATTCGAATCCATCAAATGGTCGGACTGTCACCCCAAAAAACACAGCCACAGCCACAGCCTCAGTCCCAACCACCACCACCTCCAATAAACTATCATCCTTACAATCAACATCCTTATCAACAGTTTGATTACAGTCTCCCTCCTCCGGTTAGGGTCGCACCTCCTGTTAAACCGAGACCTGCTAACAAAGTGGTCCAAGTAGGCAATATGATCCAAATTGTGCCTACCGAAGACATACCAATGTCATCTGTCCAACCTTCCGTCTCCAACCAGCAAATTCTGCAGGTGGGCAACATGTTGCAGATTGTACCACAGACAGTGGTACCTCCAAACGCTGTGCCACCTACCATGGATGTGCCGGTTGTCACGGAAGTGGGGGCGGACAAATCTTCCGTTGATGAAGTAATGAAGCAAAGGCGAGCTGAAAGGGAGATGCGACGGGCAGAGCGGGATAGAAGGCGTAAAGAAAAAGAGAAACGAAGGAAggagaaagaaaaaaagaagCAACTCAAGCTCAAGTTGAGGACTGAGAATCTTATTAAg AAAGCTTTACAGCAAGAACAAGAGGAACTGGAGGAAGAAGAGTTGGTGGAAGAACCGCAGCAATGGCCGCCGCCGACTATGGTTTTCCCTCAAAAAATCACCACGCCTGGTAAGAGCATACTGTTACAAGAAGGTGAAGCCGGCCGTCGCACGACACCACGCAAGAGCGTCCACTTCGCGGATGGCGTGCGACCTGGTGAAGGCACATCCCCGTCCGCCGGCGAGGAACTGTCCTCGCCGCCACTCGCCGCAACGAAACTTCCCAAGGAAAAGCGCTTTAAGAAGGTGAAGCAgaccaaaaaatctaaaaagaaGACGAAAATAAAG gttaAAGTTACGAAACGTCACGATCAAGTGGATGAGGATCTGCCACCGCCTCCGCCACCACCGGGTTCACCTCCGCCACATATTTTTCCACCAAGGGTGAAAACTCACTCCATAAACAACATTCATCCTCAGTATATGCCTAAAATTATGCCCCTGCCTCAG AGTGTTTATTTAAGTTACATGCATGCAAGCTTTTGGGCT ACTCAGTCGCCAGCGAATTTCCTTCAACAAGGACTGCCAATACCAGTGCAGGGAACTCCACCACCGCCCAACCAGTTTCATCATCACCACCCGTTGCAGATACCGCCGGGAATGTATCACAGACCACCGGCACATCAACAGGTGATGGCGTTGAGACCGATGGGCGCGAGGTCCGCGATGCACGCCGGCTCATCGTACCAGCATCCGGCTCAGCTGCCACCGATGTACGGCGCTGCAACGCGGCCCCCACCAG GTGGGATCCCCTGGACgtag